A region from the Cervus elaphus chromosome 10, mCerEla1.1, whole genome shotgun sequence genome encodes:
- the CHCHD2 gene encoding coiled-coil-helix-coiled-coil-helix domain-containing protein 2 gives MPRGSRSRTSRVAPPASRAPQMRAAPRPAPAAQPPAAAPPSAVGSPAAAPRQPGLMAQMATTAAGVAVGSAVGHTLGHALTGGFSGGSSAEPSRPDITYQEPQGAQPAQLQQNGPCFYEVKQFLECAQSQGDLKLCEGFSEVLKQCRLANGLA, from the exons ATGCCTCGTGGAAGCCGAAGCCGCACTTCCCGCGTGGCCCCTCCTGCCAG CCGCGCGCCTCAGATGAGAGCAGCGCCCAGGCCAGCGCCCGCAGCTCAGCCACCAGCAGCGGCTCCTCCATCTGCTGTTGGCTCCCCTGCTGCTGCTCCCCGGCAGCCAGGCCTGATGGCGCAGATGGCAACCACTGCTGCTGGCGTGGCTGTGGGCTCTGCCGTCGGCCACACTCTGGGTCACGCCCTCACTGGGGGCTTCAGTGGAGGAAGCAGTGCTGAACCCTCAAGGCCTGACATCACTTACCAG GAGCCTCAGGGAGCCCAGCCGGCACAGCTGCAGCAGAACGGCCCCTGCTTCTACGAGGTGAAGCAGTTCCTGGAGTGTGCCCAGAGCCAGGGTGACCTTAAACTCTGCGAGGGTTTCAGCGAGGTGCTGAAGCAGTGCAGATTGGCCAACG
- the NUPR2 gene encoding nuclear protein 2 — MDPAVPTVQPRAQPPPPGVWPPVGSEEEFYDCPDYYYLRDFPACGAGRIKGRTRRERELRTNWLVPGGHERKIAQKLLNSQRKRRQRQLQPRPRTRLT; from the coding sequence ATGGACCCGGCCGTTCCCACTGTCCAGCCTCGAGCCCAGCCACCGCCACCCGGCGTGTGGCCGCCGGTGGGCTCCGAGGAGGAGTTCTATGACTGCCCGGATTACTACTACCTGCGCGACTTCCCAGCCTGCGGGGCCGGTCGCATTAAGGGCCGGACGCGGCGCGAGCGAGAACTGCGTACCAACTGGCTGGTGCCCGGCGGCCACGAGCGCAAGATCGCGCAGAAGCTCCTGAACAGCCAGCGCAAGCGTCGCCAGCGCCAGCTGCAGCCCCGGCCGCGCACCCGTCTCACCTGA